The proteins below come from a single Branchiostoma floridae strain S238N-H82 chromosome 5, Bfl_VNyyK, whole genome shotgun sequence genomic window:
- the LOC118415755 gene encoding helicase ARIP4-like isoform X3, translating into MEEEDFSGDSELDQLSDAGDELDFEEEQWGGGSRSSSRASQQSRSSTPGGRSNQDSIDMGGAEACADSKQSHEVGDNKPNEAEGEATSTTFNDGSQTAEGKGKKRKKKTPQQPGEKKKRKKKEGGEKKKKKSKPGHLRRNIRKLKGEDTLEAETLAAQQEEMERKRRLEMQRSQNLPTPGFMAQDMDLADLDFGTGQLDFSSLVEAEAELAPSMYTEPAIPEPVPVPTTEQPATSTDQPTELKLEPKAEETPTEDITVPKVTPPPPPMMPQKADDSDDVICIDSSSGEEESAETKSKHAKTTKSPREDVVELASSDDDVMIVSGDDEDQEEEEEEDDTGNSGSHTDDATNQPDALGKVLINVNHPSTESDIFLSPQLGRSVKPHQIGGIRFLYDNLVESLERYKSSGGFGCILAHSMGLGKTLQLISFIDVFLRHTEAKTVLCIVPINTLQNWSAEFNMWLPTKEAVDTAIQQGIAQEGEIQHREFGVYLLNDNYRTNLARAKLIDKWFKTGGVLLMGYEMYRLLISKKIMLTNNKKRRGKQPKDMEVIDLEEEDTNLAILHGVYKALAKPGPDLVICDEGHRIKNAHTSVSQTLKNIRTKRRVVLTGYPLQNNLMEYWCMVDFVRPNFLGTRQEFSNMFERPIQNGQCIDSTPEDVRYMRYRAHVLHSLLEGFVQRRGHAVLKSVLPPKYEHVLLVRMSAIQRELYAKFMTAFREAGAAGWSNNNPLRAFSVCCKIWNHPDILYEILQKKMTNDDLDIEDPEGLGNKSRSRSNTPTIPDGSRRSGSPAVPLIASTSGVTDENSNSNSSSKDRRFTQDVGLTPFQEKANQGTNYNWAEDCMKDYTPGVLENGGKMLLLFKIIEQSIRGGDKLLVYSQSLNTLSLIEEFLAKTPMPEPPNGFPHNIPLRWAKNKTYYRLDGGTSGQDREKMINQFNVPNSPTWLFLLSTRAGCLGVNLVGANRVVVFDASWNPCHDCQAVCRVYRYGQTKPCHIYRLVTDKSLEKKIYDRQVNKQGMSDRVVDELQPESNFTRKEVEDLFSYDDSDPVYEDFSQDAAQFADSILQDICTEHSKLITKAPFQHESLLIDRKDHKLTKAEKRAAKKGYEQEKRMSVSNYSRPSYSAFYPQQQSGGTPGSSGGTASISSLISFARAQTGMPPMIHRPVANVRPIQSTPIPMQPRTSGSNDVQVFQRGGHNIMVNHVKTTMDIPIPGSASSTSSAQKIPAGTQITVIRTHRGMYIRTNDGKIFAVRAGAPGMSQVLRGSLGSAQSNSGSQGIPVQAGGPSLSATAVNEAIGSAAASSATSGQPFPRPAATSAPMVSALLSGTPSRESPGLGRVMPMTSVTTSTSTSGNNTASSSEATATRQGYSSASTAEVSPFLTTSSREPDGKQDGNSSEADKSMAQRPESTGGLSSGSSQSRPASQNLERTSPISQAADSSVPAVTSSGVPPSVAPLVSQQNTTQSMGLPNFSFPTPSQGQALNMNIPGMGNISPSPLQNLMTFVPSYLNPGSAQPQPGMIPSMYNYPGMMPPFGLVAAPLPFLPSAPPPNMQATLGNAVPLSGYPPQPGMAIPTTTTTSQEPAKSTEEMSSSPFNLDDIVQLD; encoded by the exons ATGGAAGAAGAAGACTTTTCAGGTGACAGTGAGTTGGACCAGCTGTCAGATGCAGGAGATGAACTTGACTTTGAAGAGgagcagtggggaggggggtccaGGTCCAGCAGTAGGGCATCTCAACAGTCAAGGTCATCAACACCAGGGGGAAGATCTAACCAAGACTCCATAG aTATGGGAGGAGCAGAGGCCTGTGCAGATTCGAAACAGTCACATGAAGTTGGTGACAACAAGCCAAATGAAG CTGAAGGAGAAGCCACATCTACAACCTTCAACGATGGCAGCCAGACGGCAGAAGGGaaagggaagaaaagaaagaaaaagactcCACAACAACCTGGAGAGAAGAAGAAACGCAAGAAGAAAGAAGGaggagagaaaaagaagaagaaatctaAACCGGGACATCTTCGGAGAAACATAAG AAAACTTAAGGGTGAGGACACCCTGGAAGCGGAGACCCTGGCAGCCCAGCAGGAGGAGATGGAGAGGAAGAGACGTCTTGAGATGCAGCGCTCCCAGAACCTGCCCACACCTGGCTTCATGGCTCAAGACATGGACCTAGCAGACCTGGACTTTGGCACGGGCCAGCTAGACTTCA GCAGTCTTGTGGAAGCAGAGGCAGAGTTGGCACCCTCTATGTACACAGAGCCTGCAATACCagaacctgtacctgtacccacaaCAGAGCAACCTGCAACATCTACAGACCAGCCTACCGAGCTGAAACTGGAACCCAAGGCTGAGGAAACACCCACAGAAGATATAACTGTGCCAAAGGTCACCCCACCTCCACCTCCCATGATGCCGCAGAAGGCTGATGACAGTGATGATGTCATCTGTATAGACAGTAGTAGTGGAGAGGAGGAGAGTGCAGAAACGAAGAGCAAACATGCAAAAACAACCAAGTCACCTCGTGAAG aTGTGGTCGAGTTGGCGAGTTctgatgatgatgtgatgatTGTGAGTGGTGATGATGAAGAccaggaggaagaggaggaggaggatgataCAGGGAACAGTGGGTCTCACACGGATGATGCAACTAACCAGCCCGACGCCCTGGGGAAGGTTCTgatcaatgtcaatcatccgTCAACAGAGTCTGACATCTTCCTGTCACCTCAGCTGGGGAGGTCTGTCAAGCCTCATCAG ATTGGAGGAATCCGTTTCTTGTACGACAATCTGGTGGAGTCCTTGGAGAGATACAAATCCTCGGGTGGGTTTGGCTGCATCTTGGCTCATAGCATGGGCCTGGGGAAAACTCTACAG TTGATCTCCTTTATTGACGTGTTCCTGAGACATACAGAAGCCAAGACGGTGCTGTGTATCGTCCCCATCAACACCTTACAGAACTGGTCAGCAGAGTTCAACATGTGGCTGCCCACTAAGGAGGCAGTGGACACTGCTATCCAGCAGGGGATAGCACAGGAGGGGGAGATCCAGCATAGGGAGTTTGGGGTGTATCTTCTCAATGATAACTACAGAACCAACCTGGCAAGGGCCAAGCTTATCG ATAAGTGGTTTAAGACAGGTGGTGTTCTCCTGATGGGGTATGAGATGTACAGACTGCTCATCTCCAAGAAGATCATGCTGACAAACAACAAGAAGAGGAGAGGCAAGCAGCCCAAGGACATGGAGGTCATTGACCTGGAGGAAGAGGACACAAACCTTGCAATACTACATG GAGTGTACAAGGCCCTTGCTAAGCCCGGTCCAGACCTTGTGATCTGTGACGAGGGACATCGCATCAAGAATGCCCACACCAGCGTGTCACAAACACTCAAGAACATCAGGACTAA gAGGAGAGTTGTGCTGACCGGGTACCCCCTACAGAATAACCTGATGGAGTACTGGTGCATGGTGGATTTTGTCAGGCCCAACTTCCTGGGTACACGCCAGGAGTTCAGCAACATGTTCGAACGGCCCATCCAGAATGGACAGTGTATAGACAGCACTCCTGAG GATGTGAGATACATGCGGTATCGAGCACATGTTCTCCATAGTTTATTGGAGGGATTTGTCCAAAG GAGAGGCCATGCGGTACTGAAGTCTGTTCTTCCACCCAAGTATGAGCACGTTCTGCTGGTCAGGATGTCCGCCATACAGCGTGAACTGTACGCCAAGTTCATGACCGCGTTCAGGGAGGCAGGTGCAGCCGGTTGGAGCAACAACAATCCTCTCAGGGCTTTCTCAGTTTGTTGCAAG ATCTGGAACCATCCAGACATACTGTATGAGATTCTGCAGAAGAAGATGACAAACGATGACCTTGACATTGAGGATCCAGAAGGGTTAGGCAAcaagtcaaggtcaaggtcaaacacCCCAACCATACCAGATGGGTCCAGGAGGTCAGGGTCACCGGCAGTACCATTGATAGCTTCCACCTCTGGGGTAACAG ATGAGAACAGCAACAGTAACAGCAGTAGCAAGGACCGCAGGTTTACGCAGGACGTCGGACTGACACCATTCCAGGAGAAAGCCAACCAGGGCACTAACTACAACTGGGCAGAGGACTGTATGAAGGACTACACCCCCGGTGTGCTGGAGAATGGAGGCAAGATGCTGCTGCTCTTCAAGATCATAGAGCAGAGCATCAGGGGAGGGGACAAACTGCTTGTCTATAG CCAGAGTTTGAACACCTTATCCCTGATTGAAGAGTTCCTGGCCAAAACTCCAATGCCAGAACCACCGAACGGCTTCCCACACAACATCCCTCTCAGATGGGCCAAGAACAAAACATACTACA GGTTGGATGGCGGCACATCAGGACAGGACAGGGAGAAAATGATCAATCAGTTCAACGTTCCCAACAGTCCAACATGGCTGTTTCTTCTCTCTACTAG ggCTGGTTGTCTGGGTGTGAATCTGGTGGGAGCCAACAGAGTGGTCGTGTTTGATGCATCGTGGAACCCGTGTCACGACTGCCAGGCCGTGTGCCGCGTGTACCGCTACGGTCAGACCAAGCCGTGCCACATCTACAGGCTGGTGACAGACAAGTCACTGGAGAAGAAAATATACGACAGACAGGTCAACAAGCAGGGCATGTCAG ATCGAGTTGTAGACGAGTTACAACCAGAATCCAACTTCACAAGGAAGGAAGTGGAAGACCTCTTTAGTTATGAT GATTCAGACCCAGTGTATGAAGACTTCTCCCAGGATGCAGCTCAGTTTGCAGACTCCATCCTCCAGGACATCTGTACAGAACACAGCAAACTCATCACCAAG gcaCCATTTCAACATGAGTCCCTCCTGATCGACAGGAAGGATCACAAACTCACAAAGGCGGAGAAGAGAGCAGCTAAGAAGGGCTACGAGCAGGAGAAGCGCATGAGCGTCAGTAACTACTCCCGACCATCCTACTCCGCCTTCTATCCCCAGCAACAGTCAGGGGGGACACCTGGCAGCTCAGGGGGAACTGCATCCATATCCAGCCTCATATCATTTGCTAGGGCACAGACAGG AATGCCTCCGATGATCCACCGTCCCGTGGCGAATGTACGGCCCATCCAGTCCACGCCCATCCCGATGCAGCCTCGGACATCCGGCAGCAACGATGTCCAGGTCTTTCAACGAGGGGGACACAACATCATGGTCAACCACGTCAAGACCACCATGG ACATCCCGATCCCCGGCAGTGCCAGTTCCACCTCTTCTGCACAGAAGATCCCTGCCGGCACACAGATCACCGTGATCCGCACGCACCGCGGCATGTACATACGCACCAACGACGGCAAGATCTTCGCTGTGCGGGCCGGAGCACCAGGTATGAGCCAGGTTCTCCGTGGGTCTCTCGGTTCTGCCCAGAGTAACTCCGGCAGCCAAG GTATCCCTGTCCAGGCTGGTGGGCCATCCTTGTCTGCCACTGCGGTGAACGAGGCCATTGGCTCTGCTGCAGCCTCCTCCGCCACCTCCGGTCAGCCTTTCCCCCGGCCAGCGGCAACGTCAGCACCAATGGTCAGTGCCCTGCTCTCCGGCACGCCCTCTCGGGAGTCGCCAGGGCTCGGACGTGTGATGCCGATGACATCGGTCACAACAAGCACATCAACGTCTGGCAATAACACGGCAAGTTCATCAGAAGCAACAGCAACAAGGCAAGGGTATAGCAGTGCGTCTACCGCCGAGGTCTCTCCGTTTCTCACCACATCGAGTAGAGAACCAGATGGTAAACAAGATGGGAACAGTAGCGAAGCTGACAAGAGCATGGCTCAGAGACCGGAGTCGACGGGAGGGCTTAGCTCGGGAAGCTCGCAGTCTCGTCCTGCGAGTCAGAACCTGGAGAGAACGTCGCCCATCTCACAGGCGGCTGACAGTAGCGTGCCGGCCGTTACATCGTCAGGCGTTCCACCCTCCGTCGCGCCCCTAGTCTCCCAGCAGAACACCACACAGAGCATGGGGTTGCCCAACTTCTCCTTCCCCACCCCTAGCCAGGGCCAGGCTCTGAACATGAACATTCCAGGCATGGGGAAcatctccccctcccccttacagAACCTCATGACCTTTGTCCCCAGCTACCTCAACCCAGGCTCTGCCCAGCCCCAGCCTGGTATGATCCCCAGCATGTACAACTACCCCGGCATGATGCCACCGTTCGGCCTGGTGGCAGCACCCCTGCCCTTCCTTCCATCTGCCCCACCCCCCAACATGCAGGCAACACTTGGCAATGCTGTTCCACTCAGCGGGTACCCTCCCCAGCCTGGTATGGCTATTCCAACTACCACCACCACCTCTCAGGAGCCAGCTAAAAGTACTGAGGAGATGAGTTCATCACCGTTCAACTTAGATGACATTGTCCAGCTGGACTGA